From a single Gemmatimonadota bacterium genomic region:
- the dnaK gene encoding molecular chaperone DnaK, which translates to MASKIIGIDLGTTNSVVSVMEGGDPVVIPNAEGGRTTPSVVAFTKDGERLVGQVAKRQAVTNPKQTIFSIKRFMGRRLNEVTEESKRVPYKIGSGANSLASVEIAGKHYTPPEISAMILQKMKQTAEDYLGHSVDKAVITVPAYFNDAQRQATKDAGKIAGLEVLRIINEPTAAALAYGTEKKKDEKVAVFDLGGGTYDISILDLADGVFEVKSTNGDTHLGGDDFDQRLIDWLVTEFKKDQGIDLSKDPMALQRLKEAAEKAKCELSSTQQTDINLPFITADQSGPKHLNMALTRAKFEQLVDDLIQRTLPPMQQALKDAGLTQKDIDEVLLVGGSTRIPKIQEIVKTFFGKEPNKSVNPDEVVAIGAAIQGGVLGGEVKDVLLLDVTPLSLGIETLGGVATVLIPRNTTIPTKKSEVFSTAEDNQTTVEIHVLQGERQMATDNRTIGKFQLTGMPPAPRGMPQVEVTFDIDANGILHVSAKDKATSKEQKIRIEASSGLSDADIDKMVKTAEANAVADKERRDGIEARNQLDGLVYKVEKDSKEWVDRLSPDLKEKLDASVESGKQALRNGDATGITAALNDLNTAYSAAGASLYQSAAQSSPESGPNDQTSEGGQQQTQGKPDDVVEADYEIVDDPKK; encoded by the coding sequence ATGGCCTCGAAAATCATCGGTATTGACCTCGGCACCACCAATTCCGTGGTCTCCGTCATGGAAGGCGGCGACCCCGTCGTCATCCCCAACGCCGAAGGGGGTCGGACCACGCCTTCGGTCGTCGCGTTCACCAAGGACGGCGAGCGGCTGGTTGGGCAGGTGGCCAAGCGCCAAGCGGTGACCAACCCCAAGCAGACCATCTTCTCGATCAAGCGGTTCATGGGGCGGCGGCTCAATGAGGTCACCGAGGAGTCCAAACGGGTGCCCTACAAGATCGGATCGGGCGCCAACAGCTTGGCCTCGGTCGAGATCGCCGGGAAGCACTACACCCCCCCCGAGATCTCCGCCATGATCCTTCAGAAAATGAAGCAAACCGCGGAAGACTATCTGGGTCATTCGGTCGACAAGGCCGTCATTACGGTCCCGGCCTACTTCAACGACGCGCAGCGGCAGGCCACCAAGGATGCCGGCAAGATCGCGGGCCTCGAGGTGCTCCGGATCATCAACGAGCCGACCGCCGCGGCCCTGGCGTACGGCACCGAGAAGAAGAAAGACGAGAAGGTGGCCGTGTTCGACTTGGGCGGCGGCACGTACGACATCTCGATCCTGGACCTCGCTGACGGCGTCTTCGAGGTCAAGAGCACCAATGGCGACACCCACCTCGGCGGCGACGACTTCGATCAGCGGCTGATCGACTGGCTGGTGACCGAGTTCAAGAAGGACCAGGGTATCGATCTCTCGAAGGACCCGATGGCGCTCCAGCGGCTCAAAGAAGCGGCTGAAAAGGCCAAGTGCGAGCTGTCGAGCACTCAGCAAACCGACATCAACCTGCCGTTCATTACCGCCGATCAGTCCGGTCCGAAGCACCTCAACATGGCCCTGACCCGGGCCAAGTTCGAGCAGTTGGTCGACGACCTGATCCAGCGGACCTTGCCGCCGATGCAGCAGGCGCTCAAAGATGCCGGCCTGACCCAGAAGGACATCGACGAAGTGCTTTTGGTCGGCGGCTCAACCCGGATTCCGAAGATCCAGGAAATCGTCAAGACCTTCTTCGGCAAGGAACCGAACAAGTCGGTCAATCCCGACGAAGTCGTGGCCATTGGGGCCGCCATTCAGGGCGGGGTCCTCGGCGGTGAGGTCAAGGATGTCCTGCTTCTCGACGTGACCCCACTCTCACTCGGAATCGAGACCCTGGGCGGTGTCGCCACGGTCTTGATTCCACGAAACACGACCATCCCGACCAAGAAATCGGAGGTCTTCTCGACCGCCGAGGACAACCAGACCACGGTCGAAATCCATGTCCTCCAGGGCGAACGGCAGATGGCGACCGACAACCGGACCATCGGCAAGTTCCAGTTGACCGGGATGCCCCCGGCCCCCCGGGGGATGCCGCAGGTCGAGGTCACCTTCGACATCGATGCCAACGGCATCCTCCATGTGTCGGCCAAGGACAAAGCCACCAGCAAAGAGCAGAAGATCCGGATTGAGGCCTCGAGCGGCCTCTCGGACGCCGATATCGACAAGATGGTCAAGACGGCGGAGGCTAACGCGGTGGCCGACAAGGAACGGCGGGACGGGATCGAAGCCCGGAATCAACTCGACGGTCTGGTCTACAAGGTCGAAAAGGACTCGAAGGAGTGGGTTGACCGACTGAGCCCCGACCTCAAGGAGAAGCTCGACGCCTCAGTCGAGTCGGGCAAGCAGGCGTTGCGGAACGGCGATGCCACCGGGATCACCGCCGCGTTGAACGACCTCAACACCGCCTACTCGGCGGCGGGGGCATCCCTGTACCAGAGTGCCGCCCAATCGAGCCCCGAGTCAGGCCCGAACGACCAGACGTCCGAAGGCGGCCAGCAGCAGACCCAGGGCAAGCCGGATGACGTCGTCGAAGCCGACTACGAGATCGTGGACGACCCCAAGAAGTAG
- a CDS encoding Hpt domain-containing protein — MAVMALSLAIPTVRFSSRGSARSQAVIARSDPTAAIPTFFVTCITAIRVGSPCQIDTYICRNIIPSSMNRGGWPMRQRNRPVETSVPVETSSVIDDSILESYRSLQDEGQPDVVTEFIDGFLEDLPVRADRLRQAVDSKNPTELKSAAHALKGSAGSVGAVVVAGLCAQIEAIGRSGSAAGTEEILVQLEPEIARATSELAKLRRP, encoded by the coding sequence ATGGCGGTAATGGCGCTGTCCTTGGCAATCCCGACGGTCAGGTTCTCGAGCCGAGGGTCCGCTCGTTCGCAGGCCGTCATCGCCAGAAGCGACCCGACGGCGGCGATTCCCACCTTTTTTGTGACGTGCATCACTGCCATCCGCGTTGGAAGTCCATGTCAGATAGACACTTATATATGTCGCAATATAATACCCTCCTCAATGAATCGGGGCGGTTGGCCGATGCGCCAGAGAAATCGGCCTGTGGAGACATCCGTGCCCGTGGAAACCAGTTCCGTGATCGACGACAGCATTCTCGAGAGCTACCGGTCCCTCCAGGATGAGGGTCAGCCCGACGTGGTCACCGAGTTCATCGATGGGTTCCTCGAGGACCTGCCGGTGCGCGCCGACCGGCTCCGGCAGGCCGTGGACTCGAAGAACCCAACTGAGCTCAAGTCGGCAGCCCACGCGCTCAAGGGCAGCGCCGGTTCGGTCGGCGCCGTGGTGGTAGCGGGCCTCTGCGCTCAGATCGAGGCGATTGGCCGTTCCGGCTCGGCAGCTGGAACCGAGGAGATCTTGGTTCAGCTCGAGCCCGAGATCGCCCGGGCCACGAGCGAGTTGGCCAAGCTCCGAAGGCCCTAG
- a CDS encoding DUF4249 domain-containing protein produces MGSTISTTASTPSRSVSVRRSRTRSRSRRSKRPSLGSCPVSVSRSGFKWLLVALAAAGCTRVVDLTVSQGPVRLVIEGRIELRDNDPVARQRIRLTTTDAYQSSAPPPPARGAVVRVADDAGRSFAFTESATEPGVYQRDGLAPVIGARYTLTIDFDGERYEGSHQLNPVAPIDSLYFIYREQGLAQGDSGFRALIDYADPAGTKNYYLWELLVDGKPRLNTDPGNQFRIISDDRFYDGGRVIGYQPYDEEVVEPGQQVTLRQVALSEGGFRYYTALFKQTTGGGGPFSTPPASVRGNMSNRTNQSHYPLGYFFSAQVSERTTPVPPR; encoded by the coding sequence TTGGGCTCTACAATCTCTACAACCGCTTCAACGCCCAGTCGATCAGTTTCCGTCAGGCGGAGTCGAACCCGCTCCAGGTCGAGGCGGTCCAAACGTCCATCTTTGGGATCGTGCCCAGTGTCAGTTTCTCGTTCCGGTTTTAAGTGGCTGCTGGTGGCGCTGGCCGCCGCCGGCTGCACTCGCGTGGTGGATCTGACCGTCAGCCAAGGACCGGTTCGCCTGGTGATCGAGGGCCGAATCGAGCTGCGTGACAACGACCCGGTGGCCCGGCAGCGGATTCGCCTGACCACGACCGATGCGTACCAGAGTTCGGCGCCCCCTCCGCCGGCCCGGGGCGCCGTTGTCCGAGTAGCCGACGATGCCGGTCGGAGCTTTGCGTTTACCGAATCAGCCACCGAGCCCGGTGTCTACCAGCGGGATGGGCTGGCGCCCGTCATTGGGGCCCGGTACACCCTCACCATCGATTTTGACGGGGAGCGGTACGAGGGCTCGCACCAACTCAATCCGGTGGCCCCGATCGACTCGCTCTATTTCATCTATCGGGAGCAGGGCTTGGCCCAAGGCGACTCCGGGTTTCGGGCGTTGATCGACTACGCCGATCCGGCCGGCACCAAGAACTACTATCTCTGGGAACTCCTGGTCGACGGTAAGCCCCGGCTCAATACCGATCCCGGCAACCAATTTCGGATCATCAGCGATGACCGGTTCTACGACGGCGGCCGGGTGATCGGGTATCAACCCTACGACGAAGAGGTGGTCGAACCGGGCCAGCAGGTCACCCTGCGCCAGGTCGCTCTCTCGGAAGGCGGCTTTCGGTACTACACCGCACTCTTCAAGCAGACCACCGGCGGAGGCGGCCCGTTCTCCACCCCCCCCGCATCGGTCCGCGGCAACATGTCGAACCGCACCAACCAGTCCCACTATCCGCTCGGCTACTTCTTCTCCGCCCAAGTGTCCGAGCGCACTACCCCCGTCCCACCCCGCTAG
- a CDS encoding PDZ domain-containing protein, translated as MSVRSLNWLKFGGLVGLAFMLGLLFAGLLDLPSSGLAQNPKPSDPQAIPAATTQPRNVPTAAVAPLVSLSDAFASVAEQVRPSVVYILSRRTERGGERRVPEGFEQFFGPPQRNRPNRGGAAEPPVETGAGSGFIVSGDGYILTNNHVVEGADQVTVRLLDRHEYTAKVIGTDPNTDLAVIKITPKAGIQLTPATLGASATTRVGEWVLAVGNPLSESLSFTVTSGILSAKGRGQLPLPGRGNLSIQDFLQTDAAINRGNSGGPLLNVRGEVIGINSAIYSPTGVSAGYAFAIPIDLARQVMNQLITKGKVERAALGVVVGEVTNLDAEWAGLAEIYGVKISEFTDGSPAKAAGLQQGDLVVTIDGQKVEYVAQLQQNVGFKKPGEVVKVEVARKGGVRRTYNIRLVAQGQTTQLASDEKSGAAGSPTPDAGISEMKERLGITVTALTPEIAQQIALPTSTKGVIVESVDPYGPADGLLSSQPLNIITSFEGKPIRTEADLRTAVKAARAGEVVTLSVLAPTQDGRSQSQIVRIKLK; from the coding sequence ATGTCAGTCCGGTCGTTGAATTGGCTCAAATTTGGTGGCTTGGTCGGGCTTGCCTTCATGCTCGGCCTTCTGTTCGCTGGACTGCTCGACCTGCCGTCGTCGGGCCTGGCCCAAAACCCCAAACCATCCGACCCTCAGGCCATCCCGGCGGCCACGACCCAGCCCCGGAACGTCCCGACGGCCGCCGTGGCGCCGTTGGTCAGCCTATCGGACGCGTTTGCAAGCGTTGCGGAGCAGGTCCGGCCGAGCGTCGTCTATATCCTGTCCCGTCGCACCGAGCGCGGGGGCGAGCGCCGAGTTCCCGAAGGCTTTGAGCAGTTTTTCGGCCCGCCGCAACGGAACCGCCCGAACCGGGGTGGGGCGGCCGAGCCGCCGGTCGAGACCGGTGCCGGCTCGGGCTTCATCGTCTCCGGTGACGGGTACATTCTGACCAACAATCACGTGGTCGAAGGTGCCGACCAAGTGACCGTCCGGCTCCTTGATCGGCACGAGTACACCGCCAAAGTGATCGGAACCGACCCCAACACCGACTTGGCCGTGATCAAGATCACGCCCAAGGCGGGGATTCAGTTGACGCCGGCCACGCTGGGTGCCAGTGCCACCACCCGGGTCGGCGAATGGGTCTTGGCGGTTGGAAACCCGCTCTCGGAGTCGCTCAGCTTTACCGTTACCTCCGGGATCCTGAGCGCCAAAGGGCGGGGGCAACTCCCGCTCCCCGGCCGGGGCAACCTGTCGATTCAAGACTTCCTCCAGACCGATGCGGCGATCAACCGGGGCAACTCCGGGGGCCCGTTGCTCAACGTCCGCGGCGAAGTGATCGGGATCAACTCGGCGATCTATAGCCCGACCGGGGTCAGTGCCGGCTATGCCTTCGCCATCCCGATCGACCTCGCCCGCCAGGTCATGAACCAATTGATCACCAAGGGCAAAGTCGAGCGGGCCGCGTTGGGCGTGGTCGTCGGCGAGGTGACGAACCTCGACGCCGAGTGGGCGGGCCTGGCGGAGATTTACGGCGTCAAGATCAGCGAGTTCACCGATGGGTCGCCGGCCAAGGCGGCCGGACTCCAGCAGGGCGACTTGGTCGTCACCATCGATGGCCAGAAGGTCGAGTACGTCGCCCAATTGCAGCAGAACGTCGGGTTCAAGAAGCCGGGCGAGGTCGTCAAGGTCGAGGTGGCCCGGAAGGGCGGCGTTCGGCGGACCTACAACATCCGGCTGGTCGCTCAAGGCCAGACCACCCAACTCGCCTCTGACGAGAAGAGCGGGGCGGCCGGAAGCCCGACTCCGGATGCCGGGATCAGTGAGATGAAGGAGCGGTTAGGCATCACGGTCACCGCGCTCACGCCGGAAATCGCCCAGCAGATCGCCTTACCGACGAGTACCAAGGGCGTGATCGTCGAGTCGGTCGATCCGTACGGCCCGGCGGACGGCCTGCTCTCGAGCCAGCCCCTCAACATCATTACCAGTTTCGAAGGCAAGCCGATCCGGACCGAGGCCGATCTTCGCACCGCGGTCAAGGCGGCCCGAGCGGGAGAGGTCGTGACGTTGAGCGTCCTGGCCCCAACCCAGGACGGGCGGTCCCAGAGTCAGATCGTCCGAATCAAGCTCAAATAA
- the tig gene encoding trigger factor: MTEIIVTKTAEDSASKAFRVTVPVDRVRAAEERAVVEYGRRVRLPGFRPGKAPTAVIRKRFGDEIKQYIVEEVVREGWEQARVSEDLKPVADPSVRNLKFEDGQPVEFEVLVEIRPDIKLDKVGGFKVSRTVPKVTDEMLTEQLHQLRESKAAWLPVEGQAPVEGNMVRMDVAAVEDGERKPAQPYTIVIGQGQAMPALEERVLSLKPGESAETEIKFPDDHPDESRRGTSRKVHITLHEVKRQELPPLDDAFAKSVGDLDDVAALKTAIRADLQRSAEREADSGVRESLLQEVINANGIEAPPSLVGRALHAYLHAYKIPHEKEEAFNAEFRPVAEGQVKRELALGAVADVHKLFATEAELDQRIQALAAARGVSPNEIYAQLEKAKRLQELERGITEDKVFEFLKGQSTIEEATS, encoded by the coding sequence ATGACAGAAATCATCGTTACCAAGACGGCCGAAGACTCGGCCTCCAAAGCATTTAGGGTTACCGTCCCGGTCGACCGGGTCCGGGCCGCGGAAGAGCGGGCCGTGGTCGAATACGGGCGGCGAGTCCGCCTGCCGGGCTTTCGGCCTGGCAAGGCTCCAACCGCCGTCATCCGGAAGCGATTCGGCGACGAGATCAAGCAATACATCGTCGAAGAGGTGGTCCGAGAAGGTTGGGAACAGGCTCGGGTGTCAGAGGACTTAAAGCCGGTCGCCGACCCGTCGGTCCGGAACCTCAAGTTCGAGGACGGCCAGCCGGTCGAATTCGAGGTCCTGGTCGAGATTCGGCCGGACATCAAGCTCGACAAGGTGGGCGGCTTCAAGGTCAGCCGGACCGTCCCGAAGGTCACCGACGAGATGCTGACCGAGCAGTTGCATCAGCTGCGAGAAAGCAAGGCGGCGTGGCTCCCGGTCGAAGGCCAGGCCCCGGTCGAGGGGAACATGGTCCGGATGGACGTGGCGGCGGTCGAGGATGGCGAACGGAAGCCGGCCCAGCCGTATACCATCGTGATCGGGCAGGGCCAGGCCATGCCGGCCCTCGAGGAGCGGGTCCTCTCGTTGAAGCCGGGCGAATCGGCCGAGACCGAGATCAAGTTCCCGGATGACCACCCCGATGAGTCCCGGCGCGGCACGTCCCGGAAGGTCCACATCACCCTCCATGAAGTGAAACGCCAAGAACTGCCGCCGCTCGATGACGCCTTCGCGAAGTCCGTCGGCGACCTGGACGACGTTGCGGCCCTCAAGACGGCGATTCGGGCCGATCTCCAACGGTCGGCGGAACGGGAAGCGGACAGCGGGGTGCGGGAGAGTCTGTTGCAGGAGGTCATCAACGCCAACGGGATCGAAGCGCCGCCGTCCTTGGTAGGGCGAGCCCTCCATGCCTACCTCCACGCGTACAAGATTCCGCATGAGAAGGAAGAGGCGTTCAACGCCGAGTTCCGCCCGGTGGCCGAGGGCCAGGTCAAGCGGGAGCTGGCGTTAGGCGCCGTGGCGGATGTCCACAAGCTGTTCGCCACCGAAGCCGAGCTCGACCAACGAATTCAGGCGTTGGCGGCCGCGCGGGGCGTTTCGCCGAACGAGATCTATGCCCAACTCGAAAAGGCCAAGCGCCTCCAGGAACTCGAACGCGGGATTACTGAAGACAAAGTGTTCGAGTTCCTCAAGGGCCAGTCCACGATAGAAGAGGCCACATCATGA
- a CDS encoding ATP-dependent Clp protease proteolytic subunit, whose translation MLYPPYIIERSPRGERTYDIFSRLLMDRIVFLGAPINDDVANIIIAQLLFLDADNPEKDIYMYINSPGGHVHSGIAIYDTIQHLRAPVNTICMGMAASMGAFLLATGAKGKRAALPHARIMIHQPSSGSQGTAADIEIAAREILHTRSLLNSLFAKHTGQPSEVIERDSDRDRYMSAEEAKAYGIIDEVYVAKVRA comes from the coding sequence ATGCTCTATCCGCCCTATATCATCGAACGTTCGCCCCGCGGCGAGCGGACCTACGACATCTTCTCCCGGTTGTTGATGGACCGGATCGTGTTCCTTGGCGCCCCGATCAACGACGACGTCGCCAACATCATCATTGCCCAGCTACTCTTTCTCGATGCCGACAATCCCGAGAAAGACATCTACATGTACATCAATTCGCCGGGCGGCCATGTCCATAGCGGGATCGCGATCTACGACACGATCCAGCATTTGCGGGCGCCGGTCAACACCATCTGTATGGGCATGGCCGCCTCGATGGGCGCGTTCCTACTGGCCACCGGAGCCAAGGGGAAGCGGGCGGCCCTGCCCCACGCCCGGATCATGATTCACCAGCCGTCGAGCGGATCACAAGGCACCGCGGCGGATATCGAGATTGCCGCCCGCGAAATCCTCCACACCCGCTCGCTCCTGAACAGCCTGTTTGCCAAGCACACCGGGCAGCCAAGCGAGGTCATCGAGCGCGACTCCGATCGGGACCGGTACATGTCGGCAGAGGAAGCCAAGGCCTATGGAATCATTGATGAGGTGTATGTGGCGAAGGTGAGGGCCTAG